The Choloepus didactylus isolate mChoDid1 chromosome 13, mChoDid1.pri, whole genome shotgun sequence genome contains a region encoding:
- the PCDH12 gene encoding protocadherin-12 → MMQLLQLLLGLWGPGGYLFLSGNCQEVATLTVKYQVSEEVPSGTVIGKLSRELGWEERHGQAGTAFQVLQLPQALPVQVDSEDGLLSTGRRLDREQLCRQREPCLVSFDVLATEDLALIHVEIQVLDVNDHQPQFPKGEQELEISESASLRTRIPLDRALDPDTGPNTLHSYTLSPSEHFALDVIVGPDETKHAELMVVKELDREIHSFFDLVLTAYDGGNPPKSGTSLVKVNVLDSNDNSPVFAESSLALEIQEDAPPGTLLLNLTATDPDQGPNGEVEFFLGKHVPAEVLDTFSVEAKTGHIILRRALDYEKNPAYEVDVQARDLGPNPIPAHCKVLIKVLDVNDNAPSLHITWASQLSLVSEALPKDSFIALIVANDLDSGNNGLVHCWLNQELGHFRLKKTNGNTYMLLTNATLDREQWPRYTLTLLAQDQGPQPLSAKEQLSIEISDANDNAPVFEESRYKVYTRENNLPSLHLITVKAHDADLGINGKISYRIQDSPVSYLVAIDSHTGEVTAQRTLDYEQMVGFEFRVIAEDMGQPQLASHVTVWVSLLDVNDNAPEVVQPVLSDGKASLSVLVNASTGHLLVPIETPSGLGPADADTPSPATHSSRPFLLTTIVARDADSGANGELLYSIQRGNELRLFVLSPHQGQLFINVTNASSLIGSEWELEIVVEDRGSPPLQTRALLRVMFVTSVDHLRDLAHEPQALSTSVLTVICLAVLLAVFGLIWALVMSICRTEKKDNRAYNCREADSTYRQQPKRPQKHIQKADILLVPVLSSQTDEPGEFRQPHKDTGKAALVEAGWDPCLQAPFHLTPTLYRTLRNQGNQGTLAESREVLQDTVNLLFNHPRQRNASRENLTLPEPQTVMGQPLSRTLKVAGSPIGKPPRDQGSEEAPPSLAASSATLRRQRNLNGKVSPKKESSPRQILRSLVRLSVAAFAERNPVEELTVDSPPVQQISQLLSLLHQGQFQPKPNHRGNKYLAKPGSRSAVPDTGARTGGQAEADQEEGPLDPEEDLSVKQLLKEELSSLLDPHTGLDLDRLSAPDPAWMARLSLPLTTNYRDNLFSPDAETSEEPRTFQTFGKATGPELSPTGTRLASTFLSEMSSLLEMLLAQRSSVPVEAASEVLRRLSVCGRTLSLDLATSGALGTEAPGGPGGKKGAEGTTSSSSSSNRDL, encoded by the exons ATGATGCAACTTCTGCAACTTCTGCTGGGGCTTTGGGGGCCAGGTGGCTACTTGTTCCTTTCAGGGAACTGTCAAGAGGTGGCTACTCTCACAGTGAAATACCAAGTGTCAGAGGAAGTGCCGTCTGGCACGGTGATCGGGAAACTGTCCCGAGAACTGGGCTGGGAGGAGAGGCATGGGCAGGCGGGGACTGCCTTCCAGGTCTTGCAGCTGCCTCAAGCACTCCCCGTTCAGGTGGACTCTGAAGACGGCTTGCTGAGCACGGGGAGGCGGCTGGACCGAGAGCAGCTATGCCGGCAGCGGGAGCCCTGCCTGGTTTCCTTTGATGTGCTTGCCACGGAGGATTTGGCTCTGATCCACGTGGAGATCCAGGTGCTGGATGTCAACGACCACCAGCCGCAGTTTCCCAAAGGCGAGCAGGAGCTAGAAATCTCTGAGAGTGCCTCTCTACGCACCCGGATCCCCCTGGACAGAGCTCTCGACCCAGACACTGGCCCCAATACCCTGCACTCCTACACCCTGTCTCCCAGTGAGCACTTTGCCCTGGATGTCATCGTGGGGCCTGATGAGACCAAACACGCAGAACTCATGGTGGTGAAGGAGTTGGACCGGGAAATCCACTCGTTTTTCGATCTGGTCTTAACTGCATATGACGGTGGGAACCCCCCCAAGTCAGGCACCAGCTTGGTCAAGGTCAATGTCCTGGACTCCAATGACAATAGCCCTGTCTTTGCTGAGAGCTCACTGGCACTAGAAATCCAAGAAGACGCGCCCCCCGGTACTCTCCTGCTAAACCTCACTGCCACAGACCCTGACCAAGGGCCCAACGGCGAGGTAGAGTTCTTTCTCGGGAAGCACGTGCCTGCAGAGGTTCTAGACACCTTCAGTGTTGAAGCCAAGACGGGCCACATCATTCTGCGTCGAGCCCTAGACTACGAGAAGAATCCTGCCTATGAGGTGGACGTCCAGGCAAGAGACCTGGGTCCCAACCCCATCCCAGCCCATTGCAAAGTTCTTATCAAGGTTCTGGATGTCAATGACAATGCCCCGAGCCTCCACATCACGTGGGCCTCCCAGCTGTCACTAGTGTCAGAAGCTCTCCCCAAGGACAGTTTCATTGCTCTCATAGTGGCAAATGACTTGGACTCAGGAAATAATGGTCTGGTCCACTGTTGGCTGAACCAAGAGCTAGGTCACTTCAGGTTGAAAAAGACCAACGGCAACACATACATGCTGCTAACCAATGCCACGCTGGACAGAGAGCAGTGGCCCCGGTACACCCTCACTCTGTTAGCCCAAGACCAAGGACCCCAGCCCTTATCAGCCAAGGAGCAGCTCAGCATCGAGATCAGTGACGCCAACGACAACGCACCTGTGTTTGAGGAGAGCAGATATAAGGTCTACACTCGGGAAAACAATCTGCCTTCCCTTCACCTCATTACCGTCAAGGCTCATGATGCAGACTTGGGCATTAATGGAAAAATCTCATACCGCATCCAGGACTCCCCAGTTTCTTATTTGGTGGCTATTGACTCACACACGGGGGAGGTGACTGCTCAGAGGACACTGGACTACGAACAGATGGTCGGCTTTGAGTTCCGGGTGATTGCAGAGGACATGGGGCAGCCCCAGCTTGCATCTCACGTCACCGTGTGGGTCAGCCTCCTGGATGTCAACGATAATGCCCCAGAGGTGGTTCAGCCCGTGCTCAGCGATGGAAAGGCCAGCCTCTCAGTTCTCGTAAATGCCTCCACAGGCCACCTTCTGGTGCCCATCGAGACTCCCAGTGGTTTGGGTCCAGCCGACGCTGACACACCATCACCGGCCACCCACAGCTCCCGGCCATTCCTTCTGACAACCATCGTGGCAAGAGATGCAGACTCAGGGGCAAATGGAGAGCTCCTCTACAGCATCCAGAGGGGTAACGAACTTCGTCTCTTTGTCCTCAGCCCCCACCAGGGGCAGCTGTTCATCAATGTCACCAATGCCAGCAGCCTCATTGGGAGCGAGTGGGAGCTGGAGATAGTCGTAGAGGACCGTGGCAGCCCCCCCTTGCAGACCCGAGCTCTGTTGAGGGTCATGTTTGTCACCAGCGTGGACCACCTCAGGGACTTGGCCCACGAACCCCAGGCCCTGAGCACATCGGTGCTGACCGTGATTTGCCTGGCTGTACTGCTGGCCGTCTTTGGGTTAATCTGGGCTCTGGTCATGTCCATCTGCAGGACGGAGAAGAAGGACAACCGGGCGTACAACTGTCGGGAGGCTGACTCCACCTACCGTCAGCAGCCCAAGAGGCCCCAGAAGCACATTCAGAAGGCAGATATCCTTCTAGTGCCTGTGCTCAGCAGCCAGACGGATGAGCCTGGTGAATTCAGACAGCCCCACAAGGACACGGGTAAGGCAGCGCTGGTGGAAGCAGGCTGGGACCCCTGTCTGCAGGCCCCCTTTCACCTCACACCGACCTTGTACAGGACCCTACGTAACCAAGGCAACCAGGGAACACTGGCCGAGAGCCGAGAGGTGCTGCAGGACACCGTCAACCTCCTTTTCAACCATCCCAGGCAGAGGAACGCCTCCCGGGAGAACCTCACCCTTCCTGAGCCCCAGACTGTGATGGGTCAGCCACTCTCAAGGACCCTGAAGGTGGCAGGCAGTCCCATAGGGAAGCCGCCCAGGGACCAGGGCAGTGAGGAGGCCCCACCAAGCCTGGCGGCCTCCTCTGCAACCCTGAGGCGGCAGCGGAATCTCAATGGCAAAGTGTCCCCCAAGAAAGAGTCAAGCCCCCGTCAGATCCTGCGGAGCCTGGTCCGGCTGTCTGTGGCTGCCTTTGCAGAGCGGAACCCTGTGGAGGAGCTCACTGTGGATTCTCCTCCCGTTCAG CAAATCTCCCAGCTGCTGTCCTTGCTGCATCAGGGCCAATTCCAGCCCAAACCAAACCACCGAGGAAATAAGTACTTGGCCAAGCCCGGCAGCAG GAGTGCAGTGCCAGACACAGGTGCCAGGACTGGTGGCCAGGCAGAAGCAGACCAGGAGGAAGGCCCCTTGGACCCTGAAGAGGACCTCTCTGTGAAGCAGCTGCTGAAAGAAGAGCTGTCCAGCTTGCTGGACCCCCACACAG GCCTGGACCTGGACCGGCTGAGCGCCCCTGATCCGGCCTGGATGGCGAGGCTGTCTTTACCCCTCACCACCAACTACCGCGACAACCTGTTCTCCCCGGATGCTGAGACTTCGGAGGAGCCGCGGACCTTTCAGACGTTCGGCAAGGCCACCGGGCCCGAGCTGAGCCCCACGGGCACGCGGCTGGCCAGCACCTTCCTCTCAGAGATGAGCTCGCTGCTGGAGATGCTTTTGGCGCAGCGCTCCAGCGTGCCCGTGGAGGCCGCCTCCGAGGTGCTGCGGCGGCTCTCTGTCTGTGGGAGGACCCTCAGTCTGGACCTGGCCACCAGTGGGGCCTTGGGCACAGAAGCCCCGGGGGGCCCGGGTGGAAAGAAGGGGGCTGAGGGCacaaccagcagcagcagcagcagcaatagGGACCTGTGA